The following proteins are co-located in the Fluviicola sp. genome:
- a CDS encoding lysophospholipid acyltransferase family protein produces the protein MRMVLKLFSGTKLIHKENLVYKGPCIIVGNHNSHLDTISIMAHLSFHQLAKTHPIAAGDYFGKSPFKAALTRFFVNAILIPRSRPKEGETGPDPIQLMIEVLQKGESLLLFPEGSRGEPEKFQKFKRGVGLVLEQCPDIPFIPVYMKGLGKILPKGDPVPVPFDSYMYIGKPVFPKGKTAEEIVNEVELQIHALKKEFDPLENG, from the coding sequence ATGCGGATGGTACTCAAGCTTTTTTCGGGTACCAAACTGATCCATAAGGAGAATTTAGTCTATAAAGGTCCGTGTATCATCGTGGGAAATCACAATTCACATTTGGATACGATTTCAATCATGGCTCATTTGTCCTTTCATCAGCTTGCTAAAACACATCCCATTGCGGCTGGTGATTATTTCGGGAAATCTCCTTTTAAAGCCGCGTTGACGCGCTTTTTTGTGAATGCAATACTGATTCCGCGTTCACGCCCGAAAGAAGGCGAAACCGGCCCGGATCCGATTCAGCTCATGATAGAAGTGCTTCAAAAAGGAGAATCCTTGTTGCTGTTTCCGGAAGGATCGAGAGGTGAACCGGAGAAATTCCAGAAATTCAAACGCGGAGTCGGATTGGTGCTGGAACAATGCCCGGATATTCCCTTCATTCCTGTTTACATGAAAGGCCTGGGGAAAATCTTACCCAAAGGCGATCCTGTTCCGGTTCCTTTTGATAGCTACATGTATATCGGAAAACCTGTCTTCCCGAAAGGAAAAACCGCTGAAGAAATCGTGAATGAAGTGGAATTGCAGATTCACGCCCTGAAGAAAGAATTCGATCCCCTTGAAAATGGATAA
- a CDS encoding histidine kinase, translating into MFKARRTYWMAQIGGWALLSLLIFSASTFSNQSIDLKTIVISTSCFFVLGIMLTHLMRYFFIAMGWLNMRLTNLIPRVLITSIVVAAIMSFLNMLVSHFVSKIPFKFSVVEFSLDVSATLIFFVLWNSVYFTFHFFQRSREQEVNNLQLTASHNEIELKNLRSQLNPHFLFNSLNSIRALIDIEPYRAQENITKLSNLLRKSLIIGSEQLVPLEEELAIVQDYLDLEKVRFEERLEIVQELDKSVMHFLIPPFILQTLVENALKHGVSQLIEGGTVWIRAKKRGESIILEVENNGSLRSTRKDSTGIGIANTLRRLELQYKGKAHFQIKQNTPNTVIATIEIKDI; encoded by the coding sequence ATGTTTAAAGCAAGAAGGACGTATTGGATGGCACAGATAGGAGGGTGGGCATTGCTTTCCCTGCTGATTTTTTCGGCATCGACCTTTTCGAACCAAAGCATCGACCTGAAAACGATCGTTATTTCAACCAGTTGTTTCTTTGTGCTCGGGATCATGCTGACTCACCTGATGCGTTACTTCTTTATCGCGATGGGCTGGCTGAATATGCGTTTGACCAACCTGATTCCGCGCGTTTTGATCACTTCGATTGTTGTTGCGGCGATCATGTCGTTTTTAAACATGCTCGTTTCTCATTTTGTATCGAAAATCCCGTTTAAGTTCTCCGTCGTAGAATTTTCGCTGGATGTTTCTGCAACCCTGATTTTCTTCGTATTGTGGAACAGTGTTTACTTTACCTTCCACTTCTTCCAGCGATCACGGGAACAGGAGGTGAATAACCTGCAATTAACGGCAAGCCACAACGAGATTGAACTGAAAAACCTGCGTTCACAGCTAAATCCGCACTTTTTGTTCAACTCCCTGAATTCCATCCGTGCGCTGATCGATATCGAACCTTACCGGGCGCAGGAAAACATTACCAAGCTTTCCAACCTGCTTCGGAAATCATTGATTATCGGAAGTGAACAATTGGTTCCGTTGGAAGAAGAACTGGCTATCGTACAGGATTATCTCGACCTGGAAAAAGTACGTTTCGAAGAGCGACTCGAGATAGTGCAGGAATTAGACAAGAGTGTTATGCACTTCCTGATTCCGCCGTTTATCCTTCAAACATTGGTTGAAAACGCTTTAAAACACGGCGTTTCACAATTAATTGAAGGCGGGACCGTTTGGATACGTGCAAAAAAGCGCGGTGAATCGATCATCCTGGAAGTTGAAAATAACGGAAGCCTGCGTTCAACACGCAAAGATTCTACCGGGATCGGGATTGCCAATACGCTTAGAAGGCTTGAACTACAATATAAAGGAAAAGCACATTTTCAGATTAAACAGAACACCCCGAATACTGTTATTGCAACGATAGAAATTAAAGATATATGA
- a CDS encoding CDP-alcohol phosphatidyltransferase family protein encodes MISVYNIKPKFQKLLRPVLVRLHAMGITANGITWAAIVLSFAVGGLFYWKPSGFMLIVLPVSLLVRMALNALDGMMAREYNMQSKKGELLNELGDVLADIAMFLPLVLLPGMHPLVLFAFVILGVVNEFTGVLAKAMTGQRRYDGPMGKSDRALLVGLTQLLLYFFPEIKVALNYIFGTGSLLLVISTAIRIKKTLA; translated from the coding sequence ATGATTTCTGTCTACAACATCAAGCCCAAATTTCAAAAGCTCCTGCGTCCGGTATTGGTCAGATTGCATGCAATGGGAATCACTGCAAACGGAATTACCTGGGCTGCAATTGTGCTTTCTTTTGCTGTCGGTGGATTATTCTACTGGAAACCTTCCGGATTTATGCTGATTGTTTTACCGGTTTCTTTGTTGGTAAGAATGGCTCTGAACGCACTCGACGGAATGATGGCGCGCGAATACAACATGCAGAGCAAAAAAGGCGAATTACTGAATGAATTGGGAGATGTTTTAGCCGATATTGCGATGTTCCTGCCTTTGGTACTGCTTCCGGGAATGCATCCTTTGGTATTGTTTGCATTTGTGATTTTGGGAGTGGTAAACGAATTTACAGGAGTTCTGGCAAAAGCAATGACCGGTCAGCGCCGCTACGATGGCCCGATGGGGAAAAGTGACCGTGCTCTGCTCGTTGGTTTGACACAGCTCCTGCTCTACTTCTTCCCGGAAATAAAAGTTGCATTGAATTATATTTTCGGAACGGGAAGCCTGCTGTTGGTAATTAGTACAGCCATTCGCATTAAAAAAACACTCGCATGA
- a CDS encoding universal stress protein yields the protein MSRNLYIVPHDLTEVGNTALDYALFLGTHVRTDIMLLHLVDNKSKIATIEARLWDIVKTKTIPSNVEMFVLVTVGDIFTDINKIANREHAQLILMGTHGAKGFQKLTGSFAMKVITSCDVPFIIVQKETKHVEIKNIVVPIDLTKESLQIVSPAGDLARIFDATVHVIGEKHTDEGLSQQTKNRVLLIRNKYDEKGAKCEVNLLPSSGGYSKKVMGYVSEKKIDMIAIAYHSESLLPQFDNFAQSLITNDLKLPCMIIAAKQSGNLYF from the coding sequence ATGAGTCGAAATTTGTACATTGTGCCCCATGATCTTACGGAGGTTGGAAACACTGCATTAGACTATGCTTTATTCTTAGGTACACACGTAAGAACGGACATTATGCTCCTTCATTTAGTGGACAATAAATCCAAAATCGCTACCATCGAAGCCAGGTTGTGGGATATTGTGAAAACAAAAACGATTCCTTCCAATGTAGAAATGTTTGTACTGGTAACCGTCGGCGATATTTTCACGGATATCAATAAAATTGCCAACAGGGAACATGCCCAGTTGATTTTGATGGGAACCCACGGTGCAAAAGGCTTCCAGAAGTTAACAGGAAGTTTTGCCATGAAGGTGATTACGAGTTGTGATGTTCCTTTTATCATTGTACAAAAAGAAACCAAGCACGTAGAAATCAAGAACATCGTTGTTCCGATCGATCTAACGAAAGAAAGTCTTCAGATTGTAAGCCCGGCCGGAGATTTGGCCCGCATTTTTGATGCAACCGTTCACGTAATCGGGGAAAAACACACGGATGAAGGGTTATCGCAGCAGACCAAGAACCGCGTTTTGCTGATCCGCAACAAATACGACGAAAAGGGCGCTAAATGTGAAGTAAACCTGCTTCCATCCAGCGGCGGTTATTCCAAAAAAGTCATGGGATACGTGAGTGAGAAGAAAATCGATATGATCGCAATTGCTTATCACTCGGAAAGTTTGCTTCCTCAGTTCGATAATTTTGCCCAGTCATTGATCACGAATGACCTGAAACTGCCTTGTATGATCATTGCAGCGAAGCAATCCGGGAATTTGTATTTCTAG
- a CDS encoding polymorphic toxin type 23 domain-containing protein, which translates to MNRFLFLFFFWLPVVVFCQNRWKPGAGIKATLLVTFGSHQNSLGIKLDSYLGNDFVQLNAGVTSRYFLTNLGNRSDFGELRLSAGGVLMFGKGKNPVNMDWDGPLHQSKSEYSIGYAHYWYLDRRGTSQRSGAWNLGIQRIDIVMENDVFGGQAKDRFRTGGVIVSYRDSLYKASIGLTIWTGETAGTTWDRTALPGAPNGYRDLTSKPFGKLNHGILYGELKHRFVGVQTAGARLGWDSEQIRHVFQNKLSHDLILFPKKMVRNTPHYPRLDESGNNVFTRKEARKPRFYFSTFLNDGLPY; encoded by the coding sequence ATGAATCGCTTCTTATTCCTGTTCTTCTTCTGGCTTCCGGTTGTGGTGTTCTGCCAAAATCGGTGGAAACCCGGTGCGGGAATAAAAGCAACGCTTCTGGTAACATTCGGTTCTCATCAAAATTCACTCGGAATCAAGCTGGATTCGTACCTCGGAAATGATTTCGTGCAACTAAATGCAGGAGTAACCAGCCGTTATTTCCTCACCAATCTGGGGAACCGCTCCGATTTCGGGGAACTGCGGTTGAGTGCCGGCGGAGTGCTGATGTTCGGAAAAGGAAAGAATCCCGTGAATATGGATTGGGACGGCCCGCTGCACCAGTCAAAGTCGGAATATTCCATCGGTTATGCACATTACTGGTACCTCGATCGGCGCGGAACTTCACAACGATCGGGAGCGTGGAACCTGGGAATTCAGCGGATTGATATTGTTATGGAAAACGATGTGTTCGGAGGCCAGGCAAAAGACCGGTTTCGTACAGGTGGTGTTATCGTTTCCTATCGCGATAGTTTGTACAAAGCAAGTATCGGCCTGACGATCTGGACCGGCGAAACTGCCGGAACAACCTGGGACCGAACGGCGCTTCCGGGAGCCCCGAACGGTTACAGGGATTTGACCTCCAAACCTTTCGGAAAGCTGAATCATGGAATTTTATACGGGGAATTGAAACATCGTTTCGTGGGAGTACAAACTGCGGGAGCGCGTTTAGGCTGGGATAGCGAACAAATCCGTCATGTCTTTCAGAATAAGCTCAGCCACGATTTGATCTTGTTTCCAAAGAAAATGGTTAGGAATACGCCGCATTACCCGCGTTTGGATGAATCCGGGAATAATGTTTTTACCCGAAAAGAAGCACGAAAACCACGGTTTTATTTTTCGACATTTTTGAATGACGGATTGCCGTATTAA
- a CDS encoding phosphatidate cytidylyltransferase — MILAFDLVAFVENKETLIVIGLIFGILVFATLLFWIMGLVKPNANIAELKMRTKSWWMMATIFVVATVLDPAISFVAIGALSFMALREIASISKNMRDEDRKILIWCYLAIPVQYLFAYYKQYSLFLTFIPIFMHLWIPFMLVLRGVTENIGRAMSVLPTQLMLTVFGVSHLAFLLSLPELEGFKAGGRGLLLFVVFITEMNDVFQFTWGKMFGRYKIIPKISPNKTWEGFIGGIITTTVVGYFLRFLTPFSGMEAILICLSVAITGFIGDVVVSAIKRDIGMKDTGNTIPGHGGILDRIDSLALTAPVFFHIVYNLYYLK, encoded by the coding sequence ATGATTTTAGCCTTTGATTTAGTTGCTTTTGTAGAGAATAAAGAAACCCTGATTGTGATCGGTTTGATCTTTGGTATTCTCGTTTTTGCCACACTTCTGTTCTGGATTATGGGATTGGTGAAGCCCAACGCAAATATTGCAGAATTGAAAATGCGTACGAAATCCTGGTGGATGATGGCGACGATTTTTGTGGTTGCAACCGTTTTGGATCCCGCTATTTCATTCGTGGCAATCGGTGCGCTTTCATTTATGGCGCTTCGTGAAATTGCCTCAATCAGTAAAAATATGCGCGACGAGGACCGCAAGATCCTGATTTGGTGTTACCTGGCAATTCCGGTTCAGTACCTCTTCGCGTATTACAAGCAATACAGTTTGTTCCTGACATTCATCCCGATTTTTATGCACTTGTGGATACCATTTATGTTGGTTTTACGTGGAGTAACAGAAAATATCGGCCGGGCCATGTCGGTGCTGCCCACTCAATTGATGCTGACGGTTTTTGGCGTGAGTCACCTGGCATTTTTGCTCAGTTTGCCGGAATTGGAAGGGTTCAAAGCAGGCGGTCGCGGTTTGTTGCTTTTTGTGGTCTTTATTACCGAAATGAATGATGTATTCCAGTTTACCTGGGGAAAAATGTTCGGTCGGTATAAAATTATTCCCAAGATCAGCCCGAATAAAACCTGGGAAGGATTCATCGGTGGAATTATCACTACCACCGTTGTCGGTTATTTTCTCCGGTTTCTCACCCCTTTTTCCGGAATGGAGGCCATCCTGATCTGTTTGTCCGTAGCCATTACCGGCTTTATCGGAGATGTCGTGGTTTCGGCCATCAAACGCGATATCGGGATGAAAGATACCGGGAATACGATTCCGGGCCACGGAGGAATTCTGGACCGGATTGATTCCCTGGCACTCACGGCGCCGGTATTTTTCCACATCGTTTACAACTTGTATTACCTGAAGTGA
- a CDS encoding S1-like domain-containing RNA-binding protein, whose product MELGVYNELRLDRFTSPGAYLEDEEGNDVLLPTKYVDPSFQIDDMVKVFLYKDSEGRIIATTLTPKVLVNQFAFLKIAEVNQYGAFAEWGVEKHLLIPYREQPKPLEEGKHYFIYMYIDEATERLVGTSRIGMYMEPVKDELQENDLVDLMVWEFTDLGLKVIVNNKFQGLIFKNELHRRVRMGENLKGYVKKVRPDGKLDIVLEKPGYDKIDAHSRKLLAMLHDNEGFLDLTDKSSPEEIQYRTGWSKKVFKQVVGNLYKQRLISLHENGITLIEN is encoded by the coding sequence GTGGAATTAGGAGTTTATAACGAATTGCGCCTTGACCGTTTTACGAGTCCGGGAGCTTACCTGGAAGATGAGGAAGGGAACGATGTATTGTTGCCGACAAAATATGTGGATCCGTCTTTCCAGATAGATGATATGGTAAAAGTGTTCCTGTACAAAGATTCGGAAGGAAGAATCATTGCTACAACACTGACTCCGAAAGTGCTTGTTAACCAGTTTGCTTTCCTGAAAATTGCGGAAGTGAACCAATACGGTGCTTTTGCCGAATGGGGCGTTGAAAAACACCTCTTGATTCCTTATCGGGAACAGCCAAAACCTCTGGAAGAAGGAAAACACTACTTCATTTACATGTACATTGATGAAGCTACAGAGCGTTTGGTGGGAACTTCACGAATCGGGATGTATATGGAGCCTGTGAAAGATGAGCTTCAGGAAAATGACCTGGTAGACCTGATGGTTTGGGAATTTACCGACCTGGGATTGAAAGTTATCGTAAACAATAAATTCCAGGGATTAATCTTCAAAAACGAATTACACCGGCGTGTACGCATGGGCGAAAACCTGAAGGGTTACGTGAAAAAAGTACGTCCCGACGGAAAGCTGGATATTGTTCTGGAAAAACCGGGTTACGACAAGATTGACGCACATTCCCGTAAATTACTGGCAATGTTGCACGATAACGAGGGATTTCTGGATTTAACGGATAAATCTTCACCCGAAGAAATCCAATACAGAACAGGCTGGTCGAAAAAAGTCTTCAAACAAGTGGTTGGAAACCTTTACAAACAAAGACTGATCAGCTTGCACGAAAATGGAATCACGTTAATTGAAAATTGA
- a CDS encoding CTP synthase, producing MSNSTKYVFVTGGVTSSLGKGIISASLAKLLQARGYSTTIQKLDPYINIDPGTLNPYEHGECFVTDDGAETDLDLGHYERFLNVPTSQANNVTTGRIYQSVIEKERKGEYLGKTVQIIPHITDEIKERIQILGKTGKFDIVITEIGGTVGDIESLPFVEAVRQMMWEFESDCLVVHLTLIPYLSAAGELKTKPTQHSVKQLLELGVQPDILCCRTEHELDLTIRKKIAKFCNVSMNAVIESRDAESIYDVPLLMQAEELDKVVLEKLGLPSKNSPELSKWKEFLTRLKNPIQEVNIGLVGKYVELKDSYKSISEAFIHGGVANEARVNLKWIHSESLTKQNIASELDGLDGILVAPGFGSRGISGKIEAVRYARENKVPFFGICLGMQCAVIEFARHVLKYEDAHTTEIAEDSKYPVISMMAEQKSISNMGGTMRLGSYKCQLKPDTQVASAYNTESIEERHRHRYEFNNEYLEAFEKAGMIATGKNPETGLVEVVEIPEHPWFVGAQYHPEYKSTVDNPHPLFVAFVKAAIENKR from the coding sequence ATGTCCAATTCAACAAAATACGTATTTGTAACCGGGGGGGTAACATCATCCTTGGGTAAAGGAATTATCTCAGCTTCTTTGGCAAAATTGCTTCAGGCACGCGGTTACTCTACGACAATCCAAAAATTAGATCCATACATCAATATTGATCCGGGAACATTGAATCCTTATGAACATGGGGAGTGTTTCGTGACGGACGATGGTGCAGAAACAGATTTGGATTTGGGACATTACGAACGTTTCCTGAATGTTCCTACTTCTCAGGCAAACAACGTAACTACCGGAAGAATTTACCAAAGCGTAATCGAAAAAGAACGCAAAGGAGAATATTTGGGGAAAACGGTTCAGATTATTCCTCACATCACAGATGAAATCAAAGAACGCATTCAGATCCTTGGAAAAACAGGGAAATTTGACATCGTAATTACGGAGATCGGTGGAACGGTCGGTGATATCGAATCATTGCCTTTCGTGGAGGCTGTTCGCCAGATGATGTGGGAATTTGAAAGCGATTGTTTGGTGGTTCACCTGACATTGATTCCTTATTTATCCGCTGCTGGTGAATTAAAAACAAAACCGACACAACACTCCGTAAAGCAATTGCTTGAATTGGGAGTTCAGCCGGATATTTTATGCTGCAGAACAGAGCATGAACTGGATTTAACGATCCGTAAGAAAATTGCGAAGTTCTGTAACGTTAGTATGAATGCGGTAATTGAATCGCGTGATGCGGAATCCATTTACGACGTTCCTTTATTGATGCAGGCAGAAGAGTTGGATAAAGTAGTCCTGGAGAAATTGGGATTGCCTTCCAAAAATTCTCCGGAATTGTCCAAATGGAAAGAGTTCTTAACGCGTTTGAAAAACCCGATCCAGGAAGTAAATATCGGTTTGGTAGGGAAATATGTGGAATTGAAAGATTCCTACAAATCCATTTCTGAAGCATTTATTCATGGTGGAGTGGCGAACGAAGCTCGCGTAAACCTGAAATGGATTCATTCGGAATCATTGACCAAACAAAACATTGCATCCGAATTGGATGGTTTGGACGGGATTTTGGTTGCTCCGGGATTTGGTTCAAGAGGAATCAGCGGAAAGATCGAAGCCGTTCGCTATGCACGTGAGAACAAAGTTCCGTTCTTCGGAATTTGTCTGGGAATGCAGTGCGCAGTGATTGAATTTGCCCGTCACGTCCTGAAATACGAAGATGCGCATACAACGGAGATCGCCGAAGATTCCAAATACCCGGTAATTTCCATGATGGCTGAACAAAAAAGTATTTCCAACATGGGCGGAACCATGCGTTTAGGTTCGTACAAATGCCAGTTGAAACCGGATACACAAGTTGCTTCCGCATACAACACCGAATCTATCGAAGAGAGACACCGTCACCGTTATGAATTCAATAACGAATATTTGGAGGCTTTCGAAAAAGCGGGAATGATCGCTACGGGAAAAAACCCGGAAACAGGATT
- a CDS encoding metallophosphoesterase: MFGIILLLILLAQATLSYALFEFQNPFVIILGILQLTLFFGSMIVMMRMFRNRKTTDYRKGFNAFGVMIATGVPALGFFLFGIIYLITGIAFVEYIGFGIAIALLVAILVGIIWGRWNWKTHTIDLPFENLPADSDGLKIVQISDVHVGSFFNKYDKVEKAIQQINRLEADFVFFTGDLVNNIAEEMLGWEPVFSKIQAKRGKYSILGNHDYGDYVPWEREETKNANLTKLIAIHKEIGFTPLLNDAVEIKPGFWLLGVENWGTAPFRQSGKLDETLEKVPADSFKLLLSHDPSHFDEQVVAKTDIDLTLSGHTHGMQFGIERFGIKWSPVSFRYKKWAGLYHVGKQFLYVNRGFGYLGFPGRVGIYPEITLIKLHRK; encoded by the coding sequence ATGTTTGGAATTATTCTTTTACTCATTCTTTTAGCCCAGGCTACACTTTCCTACGCACTTTTCGAATTTCAGAATCCTTTCGTTATTATTCTGGGAATCTTACAACTGACATTATTCTTCGGGAGTATGATCGTCATGATGCGTATGTTCCGGAACCGCAAAACAACCGATTACCGAAAAGGTTTCAACGCATTTGGCGTCATGATCGCAACAGGTGTTCCGGCCCTGGGCTTCTTTCTTTTCGGGATCATCTACCTGATTACGGGAATTGCTTTTGTCGAATACATAGGATTCGGGATCGCCATTGCTTTACTCGTTGCTATTTTGGTTGGAATTATTTGGGGAAGATGGAACTGGAAAACGCATACCATCGACTTGCCTTTTGAAAACCTGCCGGCAGATTCCGACGGATTGAAAATTGTTCAGATCAGCGATGTCCATGTGGGAAGCTTCTTTAATAAATACGACAAAGTCGAAAAAGCCATTCAGCAAATCAATCGGCTGGAAGCTGATTTTGTGTTCTTTACCGGCGATTTGGTCAATAACATTGCTGAAGAAATGCTTGGCTGGGAACCGGTTTTTTCAAAAATCCAGGCGAAAAGAGGAAAATACAGCATTCTTGGGAACCACGATTATGGTGATTATGTACCATGGGAACGGGAAGAAACCAAAAATGCCAACCTGACGAAATTGATTGCTATTCATAAGGAAATCGGATTCACACCGCTCTTGAATGATGCTGTGGAAATCAAACCGGGATTCTGGCTGCTCGGCGTTGAGAATTGGGGGACAGCGCCTTTTCGTCAGAGCGGGAAACTGGATGAAACCCTGGAAAAAGTTCCTGCAGACTCCTTTAAATTATTGCTTTCCCACGATCCGAGCCATTTTGACGAGCAGGTGGTTGCCAAAACAGATATCGATCTGACCTTGTCCGGACACACGCACGGCATGCAATTCGGCATTGAACGCTTCGGAATCAAATGGAGCCCCGTTTCGTTCCGCTATAAAAAATGGGCGGGATTGTACCATGTCGGGAAACAATTCCTGTATGTAAACCGCGGATTCGGCTACCTGGGCTTTCCGGGAAGAGTAGGGATTTACCCGGAGATTACGCTGATTAAATTACACCGAAAATAA
- a CDS encoding response regulator, which produces MKTIIIDDERLAREELKKLLKDYHEIEIIDEAKNPEEGIEKIKALKPDLIFLDIQMPGMTGFDMLKKLDEIPQVVFVTAFDDFALKAFEVNALDYVLKPVDPARLDETVKKLLNNSEADFQSTAKAPKIDRSSRPLTISDSIFIKDGEKCFYISLEKVRMFESDGNYVKVYFEKSRPLILRSLNSLEERLEPQHFFRANRKYIINLNWIQKVENWFNGGLQVELKPVIIKTAAGEEIREGEKIEISRRQAIKFKELFSI; this is translated from the coding sequence ATGAAGACAATAATCATTGACGATGAGAGACTTGCACGAGAAGAGTTAAAGAAACTCTTGAAGGATTATCACGAAATTGAGATCATCGACGAAGCAAAGAATCCGGAAGAAGGAATTGAAAAAATCAAGGCCCTGAAACCCGATTTGATTTTCCTGGATATCCAGATGCCGGGAATGACCGGTTTCGACATGTTAAAAAAACTGGATGAAATTCCACAAGTGGTTTTCGTAACGGCCTTTGATGATTTCGCGTTGAAAGCTTTCGAGGTCAACGCTCTGGATTACGTTTTGAAGCCGGTAGATCCTGCGCGTTTGGATGAAACCGTTAAGAAACTGCTCAATAATTCCGAAGCGGATTTTCAGTCTACGGCAAAAGCTCCGAAAATCGATCGTTCTTCGCGTCCGTTAACTATTTCGGATTCCATCTTCATCAAAGACGGTGAAAAATGCTTTTACATTTCCCTGGAAAAGGTACGCATGTTTGAAAGCGACGGGAACTATGTGAAAGTGTACTTTGAAAAGAGCAGGCCGTTGATCTTAAGATCGCTGAACAGCCTGGAAGAACGTTTGGAACCGCAGCATTTTTTCCGTGCCAACCGCAAATACATCATCAACCTGAATTGGATCCAGAAAGTGGAAAACTGGTTCAATGGAGGGTTGCAGGTGGAATTAAAACCCGTAATCATCAAAACCGCTGCCGGAGAAGAGATCCGTGAAGGGGAGAAGATTGAAATCTCAAGACGCCAGGCAATTAAGTTTAAGGAGCTCTTTTCTATTTAA